Part of the Vigna radiata var. radiata cultivar VC1973A chromosome 11, Vradiata_ver6, whole genome shotgun sequence genome is shown below.
AATAGGAAATTGATGCCTTTAATGTTCACCAAGTTTCCTAATAATTATGCAACATTCACCTTTCTATCAAtacaagaataatttattttttaaattaatttttatttgagatATTTTGAGAGGgctatattatttttacctaatacataaattaattttatttgaattgttttgaaatttagtgaaatttatttaaatttaaattataaaaaatttataaatttttttgttaaaagaaaatttaattaagtgaatcaatagtttaattcattaatttttttttcaaattattttgataataaatgagtcaagttaaattaatttattaaataactaaCTCGTGAGGAGTCTATGGTCGAGTTGAATAATCTGTTTTGTCAACCCTAAATATCATGCAATTTCTTCTAATCTTGCTCACTTAcgtttaaaataacataataacaacttaaaattcagaaaaattataaataataaaaaaagttttaggaataaaaaatatatttgcattaaataatgatattcaaatgaaaaaaaaaaggtgcagTAAGAGAGTAACAATGGGTGCTTCACTTCTCCAAGATTCCCTGCCATAAAAACGCAGCCGCGATAGTGTCTCCGATCACAAGTTTGCATTCTGTTCTTTATGGTTTCTTCGATTTCATTAACCTAAAAAACATACAATGTACTTGAAAGACGGTTATTCCCTCGTACTAAAACATCGCAAACCGTCAATCCCCTTCGTGCTTCCCACGCGCCACCTCGAACCACCACCCTCCTCCTCCATACCCGAGCCCCACGTCGCCCAAGCGCTTCGCCGCGAGTCTGACGTCACGCGTGCTCTCCAATACTTCCAACACGTGGCCACTTCCACGGCCTTCAAGCACACGCCTTTAACCTACCACATCATGATCGAGAAACTCGGAAGCAGCAACGTCGAAATCGATAACATTCATTATCTCCTTCAGCAGATGAAAATCGAAGGCGTCCCCTGTTCCGAGGGCTTGTTCATATGCGTTTTGAACTCTTACAAGAGAGCTGGGTTGGGTGAGCGGGCTCTGAAGTTGTTTTACAGGATCAAGGAGTTTGGGTGTAAGCCCACTGTGAAAATTTACAACCACTTGCTCGATGTGCTTGTTGGTGAAGCTGAAAACAGATTTCACGTCATTGGGGCTGTTTATGAGAACATGAAGGGTGATGGGTTGGAGCCTAATGTGTTTACTTACAATATTCTTTTGAAGGCACTGTGTAAAAATGGGAAGGTGGATGGTGCCTGCAAGCTGCTTGTGGAAATGTCCAAGAGAGGGTGTGTCCCGGATAAGGTCAGTTACACGACTGTTGTGGCGGGAATGTGTAGGGATGGTCGGGTGGATGAGGCGAGGGAGGCGGCGAAGAGATATGGGGTGGAGAGTATGGTGTCTGTTTGCAATGCTTTGGTTTGTGGATTGTGCAAGGAGGGGAGAATTGGGGAGGTGTTTGGTTTGGTGAATGAGATGGTGGAGAAAGGGATTGATCCTGATGTTGTGAGTTACTCTAGCATCATTAGTTGCCTTTCGGATATTGGGGAGGTTGAGTTGTCGCTCGCTGTTTTCGGGCAGATGGTAAGGAGAGGTTGCAGGCCGAATGCTCACACTTTTAGTTCTTTGGTGAAAGGGCATTTCTTTAGAGGGAGAGTGGGGGAGGCGGTTGGGTTGTGGAGGTTTATGGTTTTGGAGGGGGTTCGGCCGAATGTTGTTGCATACAACACGCTGTTGTATGGTCTGTGCTGTAATGGGAATGTAGATAACGCTGTGATGGTTTGTAATCAGATGGAGAAGGATTGGTTTTGCAGGCCTAACGTGACCACGTATAGTACAATTGTTCATGGGTTTGCTCAGGCTGGCGATTTGCAGGGCGCTTCTGAAACGTGGAACAGGATGATAGATCGTGGGGTTCGGCCTAATGTGGTGGTGTACACCACCATGGTGGATGTTCTTTGTAAAAATTCAATGTTTGACCAGGCTTATCGGCTTATTGATAATATGGTTTCTGATGGTTGTCCTCCTACTGTTGTTACATTCAACACGTTTATCAAGGGCTTGTGTCGTGGAGGGAGAGTGCAATGGGCTTTGCGTGTGGTTGATGAGATGCAGAGTTATGGTTGTTTTCCTGATATAAGATCCTATAACGAATTGTTGGATGGGCTGTTTTGTGCAAATGGTTTTAGAGAAGCTTGCGAGCTTATTAGAGATTTGGAAGAGAGGAAGGTGGAGCTAAATTCTGTCACTTACAACACTATTATGTGTGGATTTTCTAGTCAAGGAATGCAGGAATTGGTTTTGCAGGTTTTGGGGAGAATGCTGGTAACCGGCGTGGAGCCAGATACAGTTACGGTTAATATAGTTATTTATGCATACTCCAAACTGGGTAAGGTTAAAACTGCCATCCAGGTTTTGGATAAAATGACAGCGGAAAAGGAATTATGTTCCGACATAATAGCACACACTAGCGTCTTGTGGGGCATATGCAATTGGTTAAGCATTGAAGAGGCAGttgtttatctaaataaaatgttaaatagtGGAATATTTCCCAATATTGTCACTTGGAATGTGCTGGTACGAGGCTTCTTTAACAAATTGGGTCATATGGGACCAATCCGCATCTTGGATGATATCTTGGGCAATGGATAATATAGTATATGATTTTTCAGCTTCTTCTAAGGTAAAATATTGGCCTTTAAGATATTTTCAACCATATGCAACAGATGACCATGTCACTTTACGGTGTACATGTAGTTTTGAGCAGGAGCAAGATCACTTGGTGAGTTAGATATCGTATTTTTGGATCCCGAAAACTGGTTATGACTTTTGAGGGATAGAGACAACAAAAGACATAAAGGAACGAGTGTttatgaatgcatatttattatttaaattcaatttttttatggaaattgAGTTTAAATGAGTGAATTTATTGAGTTTGAGAATCACAAGAGCTAAATTGGAATTTTAGACAAGATTAAGTTTGAAAAatcttttagatattttaaaagataaataaatataaaataccaatagaaaatatcttttaaatatttttataattatctaaatctgttaattagttaaaagatattgtcatacaaaataaaagattttattaacagaaaaattaaaatattgtcgGATCAAATCCTACATAAAGAGATcaagagaaaatagaaagggGATTCAGCACTCTACATCATGTATTTCACTTTTCTCATGGATGGTTAAGGATTGTTccatcataatttattatggattctgaggttaagttaaattaatgtttttgttttctttttattattggtTTGGATTATCTTTCTTATATGTCTTTCATCTTTCAATCACGTAATGATTTTTATGTTCAACGGTTTTTAGGTTTGATTgaaaatgtactttgattaaatttaagaaCTTTCTTATGATTGAATACTACcaatgtactttgattagtgataaaaactttaataataattaattgaaaatttactttgattaattaagttttaatttggttaggaaattaaaaaatatacataactAAACACCATAGGATTTAACTAATGATGTACTTGGATTGAAttttttgtgaataatctagaaatgTCTCGTTTTTTGAACAATTATTTATGGAAACCGATAATGAATCTCtattgaaaaacaatgaaattagcctattttattatatttgttttaaagtcTCTTATTTATTCTTCTATTAAACTCAGAACattcttcaatattaattttattaggatgaattttcacttttaattttaagcattgcattacattttataaaagttaaattttaagcATAGCATTACATTTTATAAGAGTCAAGTGtttgaaaatcaatttcatattcATTGAGAAACAAGATTACTTTAATCTTATctagttttttaattactaaCTTAATAATACTCAAATTGTCTTGTAGAATAGTATCAATTTGATAACATCAACGACTTAATTTGATAACATTAATGACAACTTATCAAACTTGACTTAGTTGTCGAAGAATACAgttagtatttttaatattttgattttgactttgatttgtttttttttttctaacacatgcatttaatttagtttgaggTTTTTTTTAGTCTTAGTTACcaaagtctttgtttttgttttaattaataatttctcTTGAGAAATATCTATGATTAGTTTGAAAatactctttctaaaaaaaaaattagtactTAAAGTTGTTCATTATGACACACTTCTCTTCCTTAGAAGTGGATTCAAACATAatcttacttattttttatttaaaatctttttctaaaacaaaaacaagagaaaaaaaaaaacttaaagaacATAGGAACAACTTCAGGCAAACTACATAGAAAAATATTGCAATTTGAATGTTCTATTGAGGAAACATCTTCCACGTCTGAAGCTATTACAGAAGTCATACCATATCCATTTTCTCCAGCAATAAATACACCCTCTAATCATTCACCTAATTCTGACCCAAACAAAATGATACAAAGAATTATGAGACAGTTAGTCACTTCTCTTAGTTTGTAACCCAAGTCTTTTAAGACCCACTTAGGATGTCTTCTACACCTCCCTTTTTTAAGGGTTGCATCTACAGAGGTTTATTCAGTTATGAAAGACAATAAAATGTACTATAGGTGTAGAAATGGGTGACGATACAAACCATATCATGTATAAAGAttgctttaaaaaatataatgtataaagACCAACTTAAGAATACAcataaaacctaaaatatatattaaataaaaagaaaattaaataattagggTGGTTTAGCTTATTTGACAACAATTTAGACGAAGTTAATTCAAGAATTTTGATACCTTATTCCACCTACGCTGTGTTCTTATTATAGAAATCCCTATTTTTAACATACTTCCTTAAGCCAAGTAGACAAGAGGGGTCAGAACTCAAAACTTgccataataaaaataaaataaaacaatatacttTGATCAATTGTGATGATCCTTAACCAGCAACATAGTCAGCGTGGCTTCATGGCCAGCAGATATGATATTGATTCTGTTCCATACATGTTAACCAGCTCTTCCTGTTTCACCATATCACAATCAAATTAGTAATCTTGGAAAAAAAAtgcacaataataataataataataatataccaACATGATCATCAATTCAAGACTCATAATTAACTTCCTTGCAAACCATTATCAAATGTTGGtgattaaataattgttatctAAGAAACTAACTGAATGTGGGCACCATCACGAGGGCAAATTCAGCCAGAGTCACGAGAAAGAGCATTTTAAAATTGCAGAGGTTAGGTGAAGACCCTGTGAGTAAGATAAAAATACAGACTCATTATCGTACAAGGCTTTTAGACAAGATATATCAGGGTTTCTCTCTTAAGCCCCATGATGGACATCTTTTTGGCTTTTGGGTTCATAGTGATATTAAAGATAATGGTTTAGCTAGATAGAGATTTGGAGACACTGGTTGGTGCTTAACCATATTGAAAAATCATTAGCCAAGACTTAATTCTTGGTTCGTAATCTTGGGAATACTCAAAAAGCGCCAGCTGGACTGGGGGTATACTAATGGTAAGTCAACCGGAGGGAAAAGAATATAGGAAATTCACGTCATAAAGTCCCGCATTCATAATAACGAAACGAGTTTTGCAAGAACCAAATAAGTGATAATTACTCAGATTCATTGCCTTAAAATAAGTTAGGAATGTAGTGTTAGGCCAATCTCATTGACTTTGGATCTTCTAATTAAAAAAGGACCACAGTCTTTTAAAGGACCTAAATACTACATTAAATGAACGGTAAATAATTCAACAAATAGGCGATGAAGTTTAAGTGATGGACCTCTATGGCATCATTTTCATTACAGATTTCCAGACATTCCTCAGAAAGACTCTTGAGCCTTTGTGTGAGCATGGAGTTTTCATCCTTAAGAATTTCCATTTTCTTATGTAACTCTTCACATTCTCTCTGCcaaaatggaaaagatgaaattgaatacaaacTTCAAGAAAACAGTAAGGTTTCCATAAATACTATTTCaccaaaaaaaaagtaataaaagtcAGTTAAAAGTGTTGTAGCAActtacaataaaagaaaaaagatcaTGAATAAAGATTTCCCAAGGCATGTAGATCATTGTTCTTAAAGACTTATCCGCTGTGCATTGGACAAGTCTCCTAGATACAACAAGAACTTTTCAGAGATTTCTGAAGATTTCAGAACTAACAAGAATCTCTAAAAAGGGTTGAAAATAAACACAGAATAattttaggaaaagaaaaagataggaagaatgaaactaagagaaaaggagaatgaGAGAAGACTAGTTTTTGATACcaagttatatataaattcagAAAAGCATAAGTTATTAAAGTTTTTTAGAAGGACTTATTTTCTGAGTCATGGAAAGCAAAAATTACAATAGATTTGAAATCTATTGACTCACTTATTGATTCGAGAGCTTATACAAATTTACATGAGTTTGCAAAATTTATAAGACTTTATCCAAAAAAGAGTTTGATAGAAAGTTAACTCGTTTTATTCTACCTGGAATCATAAAACTATAGGAATTTATGAGTTAACTCAAATTTGACAATTATGATcacaagaaaacaacaaaacaaaaagaaactagATGGAGATAAAATGTGAAGTAGGCAAAAAGATTAGgacaaattgtttaaattaaaacaattattgtaTTTGATTTCGATTACTTAATTATGCTTAGATCAGTACAAAATATACTAATTTATTTAGGcaacataaaagaaaagggcACAGAGATTAGACGAAAAACTTCCAAGCAATCTTTAAGTTAGAAACATAGGAAATGAACCAGAAACttcattttacattttcaattattGTTGAATTCATAgaacaatttcatatttttctgtaATTCTAAAGATATAGCAACAACAGATCCACAAAATctgtaattaaatattatcttatttaattgatCCTAATAAGAAAAGATACAACTTGTATTTAAGCAGATCAAATCtgctacaaaaaaaaaaatcacattaaccGGAAACAAATCTCCCATAAAttacaagaagaaaataatagagaTATTGCTAAATAATAAATCTGATCTGATTCATATTTGTTCCTCTTAGCTTGATCCAACAAATCTGAACAGATATAACATTTCTAATTTATCCATATctccataatttattttgaatcatAAAAGTTCACAATATTTTAGTAGTATGTATGTACCTCTTTCCGCATCCTTGATCTTCTAGCCGATTCCCTATTCGActgtctttttctttctcttcttatttcATCCTCTTCCTGTCAAAAGAAAGGCACCTCTGTTACCGTGCATGTGCTAATAGTAATACAGAAATAGCATTTCACGTGAAAGGCTCAATTGACAGGAATGAAGTGTGGAATATCAATGTTAGAGGTGAAAAATCATTCATGTGGCTTTGTCTAAATGCTTGAGTTTTATCCTAGACATTATGATATCTTCCGATCAAATGGTAGAATCAACCAACGAATTGTCAGTGTTGCACGCTTAAAGGGCACTTGTTTAGGGGGTTGTTACGTTTCCATTTTATGTTTATTGACAATCAACATTACGTTTCCATTTTAACTCTACAGTCATGTTTGCTACTTTGTTAATTATAAATGGCTTATacagaagagaaaaatagatGGAGTTAGTTCGTATAACCTTTTCTTTCGTTTGGTTTCGCtcataatatatttcaacattGAATATGTAGTTTAAGATACAAAAGCACAATTACATCAACAAAACCTTTTTATATATGCAGATATTTTCagcataataatttaaaagggACTTTGCAATTTATATTAGTAAATTGATTGTTCTTGCTTTTTGCTAATCTAACAAATAAAAGTCAATCAAACAGACTGTAAAATCTATATAAGTTTGGCATACCAACTTCACAAGTTCAGTGTTAGTGCCAATTGCATCTAGGCCCGTCTCCAAATCCTGATTCAGTTGAATTGAGCTTGCTGCAGAGTAATGAGAAGGATTGTTAGTATTGGAAAACTGCCTTAGTTACATTTCTTTGGGCTGCCTTCGTTGCAGTCTCCTCCAACACCTTTATTGTGCTGGGAAGGGAATGTGTTTAGTCCCACATCACCTAATGATGACCaaagtattatttataatagGGATTAAGCAgtcctcaccttacaagttaAATGTGAAGTAGCGTTGGGTCAAAAAGCCAGATTCTAAGAATTAATATGaatttgattaagaaaatatacTGGTCACCTTCTATGCATCttccttgttttgaaatatcaGATAATAAAACATGAATTTCCATTGTTCAAATAACCAAGAGAAAATTTATGGTCTTAAAATATACCATTTTCAAGCACCAAATTACAGTGTTGCTTCTTAGTTGAAGGAAAATCCTGCAACATAAAGGATATCATCAGTCTTTCTCAGCCAAAGATTCTAAGCATCTTGAACTACAcaataaaaaagtgaatttttaagCTTTACTAAGTAACCAGTTTTCAAGTGTTCTATAAACGTAGAAGTAATAGAACACATATTGCACTCCTCAGCCATATAAATatacttcaataaaaaaaaaaaaatataacgaCATACATTAGCAGTGACAAGGTCTTCATGTAGTGATCCCTTGTTTCCATATGCTTCACTGTGgcacaaataatattttatattttatttaggtttgggcaaatatgataaaaatagtcCCAGAACAAAATGTACCTGCACAACACTCTATCCTTGTTGTTTTTCAGTATCGAAGATTTGCTTCCATCTCCTCTTGATTCCTTAGGTATTAAACTTTTAGGTTGTAAGTTTCTagcacatttttttattgaatttaggTTTTGCTCGCCAAAAGTCCTGTGTACTATTTCTGAAAAGGCCAGTACAGCATCCTGACcgaaatgaaaaagaagttgTACTGTATGCATCAGCGAATATATGAAAAGATACACTTGATCAACATGGAAATTGCTGTAAGAGggaaaaattaagtttaatccTACAAGAATGTGGGTACACATTCTATTAAACCTACACCAACTGCAAACCAGAATTTGATAGAAATTATGgttggaaaaaatattttatgtactCCGTATAAATTTACTGAAAGATTTAGGATTACCTCAGATACTGTAGGTTTATTGGAGAGCTTCATTGGATCCTGCAAAACATTAGATTGAAGTACTGTGCTGTTTGCCTGGACCAAACAACAAAGGATGTGAAAATGAAACGTGAAACTGATAGAACACCAATTGATAAActgataaaatattgtattgaaCACTGAAATAACACACAATACAGTACAACACTTGCTATTCCGGAGACTACGGTCTCCTACAGAGAGTATTCTGTGGCTACCAACCGCAAATAACTACACCTTTCCTAATTACACAACCTACAATgaaatacacacacatatatatacactCCTAATAAATAGCTgccaaaaattattttctatgtgTAACTGCCATCATGCAATTTCTAATACCGAACTGCTCTAGTACAAAAGCAATAGCTTTTCTGATAATTAGCTAGCCTATTCATAAATGGCCCCTTTCTTAACTAACTAGGACCTCAGTTCCTATGACGAACGTGTCCCTTTGTCATAGGCAAAGGAAGAAACCTGATATAATAGGAAAATGTTATGTATATCACTACCTGGTTTGGCCACATGTAGAGAGGCATGTAACCAGCTGCGTGTTGATATAAAAAGGGAATCGGAGTAGACGCAGAATTGTTATATGCCTATTTAAAAGAGATGTACACTGTCAACTTTTTTATACGCGACAAGCACCAAGTGTGAATGATCTAAATACCAACACAAATTGGTTCCAACCGAAAAATGTTTTTCACCTGCATAGAAGGAGTCCAGTGTGTTGGCTTGTCAAGAATTTCCTGctagaaacaaaaaatagaataaaataaattagaatattagCTAAAATCAGattgcagaaaaagaaaattggttAAGATGGCATTGGGATGATTACTGACATCTTCAGGCACCAAATAATTGTAAGCTGTATCAAACATATTAGATTTTTGTGTTCCCATCACGCTTGAGAAGCTTCTAACTCAGTACCTTTCAATATGAACAAccacttttaaattaaaaataaaataccaagTGAATGAGAATCCAGAAGACCACAATCCAGAAGACCAAGTAAATGAACATGGACGGGTTCATTTAAACATGTGAGCAAGCTGTgctaaagaaaaatacaaacaatataAGACCACAATCCTTTTTCTTCGAATGCATTTTCTACAGAAGGATAATTGTCAAGAAATAATTGGTAAAGTAGACTGAAAGTTGAATTTCATCAATCAATTGAACATACCCACTCAAATTGGCATTGACAGATAATGGATGACAAAGTTTCATCCATTCAAACTTtcaagaaacaaagaaaataactgtTTCATTAGTActtatttgaaaaatcttttagGCTAGTTTGAACGAACTTCTCAATAAGCtcttgaaagataaaaagaatgaaaagaaaaattagctTATACATGTACTAATTTGTGAAAGTATTTCTCATATATTTTCTCTATTCTTTGTGTGTTTGtagtttctcaattttttttttaaacctgtGCATAAGCTATAATTTAGATTATGGAGAAGTCAAATTgatcattttcttaatttttttccctAAAAGGGTCTATGGAGAAGCTAATCCAaacataacttttataaaacaactataagctTAACTACGAAGCTTCCTATAATAAATTAAGGacattatttttgaaattagcATAAACAAATTTACAATGTTATAACACTATTTCCATAGGCCCAACGAACTCTTCAAAACACTTCCCAAATAATatccaaacaaataataaaggtAACTaatttccatttaaaaaataaaaaattgaaaatgttctCTCCCTTGCCCCCAAATTTttgttcctttcaattcaacaTGGACAGGCATAATAAGGGAACCCTCTGTACAAAGAATAAACACTGCACTGCCATAAAAAACCAAGAACATGAATGCAAACACATTCCCAAATTTTTGTAAGGCAAAGATGCACACAGAATGAAAATTGCAGTGTCGGAAATtctccaataaaataaattctacaaACTAGAAGACGAAAAAGGGTAAAAAGGTAGCATAGAAAAGCGAGAGGATAAAGCACATAACAAACACGTTTGAATCATTGAACAATAACAATAAGgggaaacaaacaaaaacaaattaaaaaattgaagcaattaaaatctaaaaaggTGAAATGAAAGCTTAAAATCTAGCAGAACTGAAAGAGTAGCgtatgagagaaagagagagaagaaggagaaggagaagaaagggAAAGATGAAGACCTGTGTGGCGCGAAACACAAACTAGTGTGTTGTGAGTGAgtgtattaattaataaataaatagaaaaatagaatggAAGcactgttttattattttgaattgtagaGAAAATTATATGGttcttcattaattttttttcttttacaattgaGCGAAAATCAAACCgtcattttcaataaataaattgatatataagatattatttttcatttcttcatctagcgtaactttattatttattttatagttgtCTTATATAaggtaaaattattatttttaatctttataagtaaaatattgACAATTGCACAAATGCATttacttatattataattaaataaaatttagcttatataatttattttatatgtaatattatatattttactatttcgAGATATAGTTCCACATATTAATATTAGTctatgaaatatttgttttattttactattttaaaatatttcatattgcgttgtgtgtttaattaatttttacgtTATCTTTATTTCAAACAATTTGTGTACGTCTATTTAAAATGcgtttatttttactttattatagaTTTGGATAAATATAAGGTGAGAATTGTAACATCTTATCGAATAGtagtaatattataaaaaaatcacataatcaatgtgATAGCGCACTTAacatttaagaaattataaagttttattacggtaatttaaatataactataacTATAACAAGACTTTATAAACAACTTTTCTAAGCTCAAAACTTATAGCAGGTTTTGTTACCTAAAAACATccaaaaataagatatatactAAAAGAAGATTATAAATCTACTAAACATATATACTCTCTCTGCCTATAATTTGCTTCATAGTTGTGTTATCACTTTTTACTCACATTTACCAGATAATCACAACCGACACACCAAAGCATAAAAGAACACCTACAAAATACAAAGAAGAGAATAACCTAgtataaacaaacaaaagtcctatttagttaaattttaacataCATCACATGGTAACTCAAGAACTTCACACATACTAGAATCACACCACAAACATAGACCTGACTCATCCGgatatagtatgaatgtcgaACTATGAGAGTTCGTACACTTGTAGTGGTGAAATAGCTAGCCCaccccaagctacc
Proteins encoded:
- the LOC106777542 gene encoding G-box-binding factor 1 isoform X2, which produces MGTQKSNMFDTAYNYLVPEDEILDKPTHWTPSMQAYNNSASTPIPFLYQHAAGYMPLYMWPNQANSTVLQSNVLQDPMKLSNKPTVSEDAVLAFSEIVHRTFGEQNLNSIKKCARNLQPKSLIPKESRGDGSKSSILKNNKDRVLCSEAYGNKGSLHEDLVTANDFPSTKKQHCNLVLENASSIQLNQDLETGLDAIGTNTELVKLEEDEIRRERKRQSNRESARRSRMRKERECEELHKKMEILKDENSMLTQRLKSLSEECLEICNENDAIEEELVNMYGTESISYLLAMKPR
- the LOC106777542 gene encoding G-box-binding factor 1 isoform X1 — encoded protein: MGTQKSNMFDTAYNYLVPEDQEILDKPTHWTPSMQAYNNSASTPIPFLYQHAAGYMPLYMWPNQANSTVLQSNVLQDPMKLSNKPTVSEDAVLAFSEIVHRTFGEQNLNSIKKCARNLQPKSLIPKESRGDGSKSSILKNNKDRVLCSEAYGNKGSLHEDLVTANDFPSTKKQHCNLVLENASSIQLNQDLETGLDAIGTNTELVKLEEDEIRRERKRQSNRESARRSRMRKERECEELHKKMEILKDENSMLTQRLKSLSEECLEICNENDAIEEELVNMYGTESISYLLAMKPR
- the LOC106777539 gene encoding pentatricopeptide repeat-containing protein At3g48810, with the protein product MYLKDGYSLVLKHRKPSIPFVLPTRHLEPPPSSSIPEPHVAQALRRESDVTRALQYFQHVATSTAFKHTPLTYHIMIEKLGSSNVEIDNIHYLLQQMKIEGVPCSEGLFICVLNSYKRAGLGERALKLFYRIKEFGCKPTVKIYNHLLDVLVGEAENRFHVIGAVYENMKGDGLEPNVFTYNILLKALCKNGKVDGACKLLVEMSKRGCVPDKVSYTTVVAGMCRDGRVDEAREAAKRYGVESMVSVCNALVCGLCKEGRIGEVFGLVNEMVEKGIDPDVVSYSSIISCLSDIGEVELSLAVFGQMVRRGCRPNAHTFSSLVKGHFFRGRVGEAVGLWRFMVLEGVRPNVVAYNTLLYGLCCNGNVDNAVMVCNQMEKDWFCRPNVTTYSTIVHGFAQAGDLQGASETWNRMIDRGVRPNVVVYTTMVDVLCKNSMFDQAYRLIDNMVSDGCPPTVVTFNTFIKGLCRGGRVQWALRVVDEMQSYGCFPDIRSYNELLDGLFCANGFREACELIRDLEERKVELNSVTYNTIMCGFSSQGMQELVLQVLGRMLVTGVEPDTVTVNIVIYAYSKLGKVKTAIQVLDKMTAEKELCSDIIAHTSVLWGICNWLSIEEAVVYLNKMLNSGIFPNIVTWNVLVRGFFNKLGHMGPIRILDDILGNG